GTTCAAGATTGCTCCAATCAGCATTATTTGGATTGTTACTGTGAGTTATCCGCAGCTGTTTCTTATTTCGTCCCTCTGGCTCCACTCTTTATCTTGTCCTTGGGCTATGTGCCTTTGCTTTAGGGTCATCAATCTGCCATCCGGGTGAAAGATGGCGCCTCTCGACTCCTCCACTCCCTTCTTGACCAACTGGCCCAGCTGTCCTTTTTCAGCGAATTACCATACATTTTTTACTCACACCAAACAGTAAATAAGGCAATTACAGCCATAAAACGTCTATCCTTTTAAGAACGCTTATTAACACAATCAGTAAAGAATAAACTCAGAACAATTTCTTCTTACTAATTCAAAGCTAGCAAAATGGAGTATAATTTTACTTGAGACAATTTCTTCCCATTAGGCTTTTGCTTACACATTAACCAATGTgactgtgacattatctgattaaaatatgacgaTGCAAATCATTGTttctaccactgttatataattgcaatgaAACTTATACAAAGTAtgatgcatggccagaaagggttaagcaacctgcaggataaatgacccAGAGTTAACCTTGAGAGACACGTTAGAAAAGTATatgaatggtaattagggccagtCCATCTTAGATAGGCTAGAACTCTGAagtgcaaacctgtattgttagagaattagtgATACTAATTGTATGGGTTTACTTgtatcttgttagatgttagccatgtaaacagacagttcctgtctgtcactatagctattgattcagagatcaaaagggaatattaacatttagatgaatcttgggtgaaataatgtcattgtctatctGTCTctttaacataaggcaatttatcCATTGGTCATAAACTTTAATCTGTGtagctaagtaccggtgatgcttaggaaataggtctacttcaaagtctccatGATTGCCTATTGTTTGCCTTAGGACTCCGAGCTGTTGAGAGAAGGCCCGGAACTGTATAAAAaccccttgggtcctgatcctgttatctcagatctgcttgacgCTTCACGCAGGGGAAGCTTAAGCCATAAGGCTGAGATTGCCAAAGTCCTgtctggatcaccctgaatatggacattggaatataatctatggactaattctgagaGAACTCTTTTCAaatacaaagctcaccatctctgctatgaatctgctctcagaactgtactcatgtctgtatgtatattgatctctTAACCAATactctttctcttttcctttttaataaatcttagtttttagttaataagaattggctgtaaacATGTATATGGGTaaaatctggaatattcattaacctgggaggtaatgtgtccaatcctttgggattgatagaactttcttatatgatgaataagattttcattaatcctcctcatatttgacttgggtgtccagtggaggcctgaggctgggttgctttaagggaattGTGTTGCTGAattctgggtaaccagtgaggtattatagaagctgttttgtgctggtttggtaaatctaagtattggactATTCACCAGCTCTGGGGattgccccattctttgcagttcaccttaacTGAGTGACTTCAGCGTGGCTTCCTGGGACCCCAGTCACAGTGACTAACATTTGTTGTttgttccctcctcctcccccacacccagctaaagAAGCACGTGCAGTAAAGTgccttgttttggtagggttctgttgttgtttttcaataGATATATCTGTTGCTATGTACTTTGATAAGACCAGGtgaaagaaatgcaccttgcactgGAAGTCAAAAGCAGTGAAGTTTGTGATGGTCATTTTTTGGGTGATTTCATTCCATAGGCTTGGACCAGCCCCAGAGAAGGTTCTCTCTCCCGCACAGACGAGCTTTATTCTTATTGTGTTTAGGTTGAATGCTGCATTCATCTTCCCCCATCATCTCCTATTTGTACACTATGAGAGATTATCTAGTGAAtccaagatttttttcccttcttctgttAATATAAACCTAGCGACTTAATAGCATTTGTATTTCATGTCACATATAAAAAGGACAATCTGTATATTTCAATTAAGTTCCTTCAGTAAGAGGCTCCTTAACTGCTTAGTATGTTTATTCTTATTGACAATTTCCATTCTCAGGTGCTGTATTGATAGTGGAAAATCAGTTAGACACAATGGTGAACAGTAACTATAATTAAAATGTTGCATGCACATTTTGTGATATTACCAACAGATATACAAGATGTTTGAACTCTAGCAACAATGTTAATTTAAGTCATAAATAAAATGCATATGCACTAAAATTAAAACAAGTGTGTTTCCAAATTATAGATGAAAAGTATGGACATACATTGCACAGGCAATTAGACACAACGCTTTGTTTCTATTTTTCCCAAAATCTTTAGAGGAAATGTTTGATCACAAATATAGTGCAGCTCAGTTACCTGGAAATAAGTTATAGAAGTTAACCTAACAAGAAGGATATCAATAAGCATGGCTGGGGATAGTCATGGAAGAACCCAGTCTTACTTAGCATTTTTGTTTTTGGCTGAGCATGAGTACTTCTATCTATTCATAtctccttttatttcttcttcaagtggtgTGAGAAATTATTCTATATCCtactttaaatattttgattgtCTCAAACTCTGTTAAAAGATGAGTGTTTGGGTTGAACACTGCATTCAACTTCCCCCATGATCTGCTATCTGTGCACTATGAGAGAGCGTCTAGTGAAGATAGCTTTTCTTCTGCCGCTGCTGATATACACCCACCCATTAGCGATGTGCACCACCCGCCATTTTTGAGTATTGGTAAACAGGCCTCCATTTTATCTGAAATAATTTCTAGTCAGTTATTTTTGTCCAAAAACATAATCTTCCTACCAAATACCAAGAAGCAGATTATGCTTCTTTACCATACTGAATATGCATTAAGATAGGGTAAAATTTTCTTCCGTGAGCTACACTGCTGCTCACTTACACACAGGGCAAATCATAACTACATATTCTGAGTGCAACCCATGTATGGGAACTCCCATTGTCAACAGAAGAGACTAAGTATACAATATGTATTACAGATACATACTATGGATATGAGACCCACACTGTACTTCTGAGAGAAACTATACTATTTAGATAACTATTGTTTTCAATGCTTCCTCCATGCCCCATCTGTAGTTTTAATCTAATGTGACCTAGGCTTGAATAGTTTCAATCTGAAAATTAAGCAGCTAGATCAAAGAATGaattcttttcccttttccccagaACTCAGACATCTGTCATAACAATGGAATTGGTGGACATGATTTACCTGTGGAAAAGAGTGTTAAGAATAGCTAAGGCACTGAACATAATGAAAAGTGATCTAGAATTCTGAGAGGCCATATTGCCACTAAGCTAAGGAggaacatgacacacacactgcACTTTAGTTTTGAGAACCAGAATTTCAAAGGGATTTTGAAACTGCACTGAAGGTTTTTATGTATATAAGCCAAGATTGTTTGGGTTAAACAGACAATTTAGAGCAACtttgggaaggaaaaggacaacCTGGGATGTTTTCtatgaacagaaaaaaatatcctTAAAGGGATGGTGGGCATCTCCTTTCCTTTGCACTCCAAGTAAGAATTTCAGTGGCTGAAAAGCATCCTCAGCCTCCAACTATGGAGTCACTCCAAACTAACATCATCTTCTAAATTGCCCTTTCCTGCCCGCCAAACTCAGAATTGGACCTTGCTCTTGATCTACTTTTCCAGAGAAACTAGTGATCTGCTGGTTGTTTAGACAGGAGCCATCTCTCAGCTCAAGGTTGATACCTCCCATCAGCCATCTGTCATATGACCATAAAAAACAGCAACACAACAGCTTCTTCTTCCTCTTAGTTTTTGTCTGTCTTTGATTAGTGAAATTCactaaataaaaactaaaaactaTGTGAGTAAGCTGAGGATGTTTCATTGCAGTTCAGTTCAGCTTTCCATCATTTAAGGGTTAACAAAAACTGAATTATTTGGATTTGGACTGGGCCAGATCATTATCTGGTTTAAATCAGCATTGATCAATAGAAGTCAATAGAACAAAGCAGAACATTAGAGGATGGGTGGTTATTACGGAGTTAAACCTCAGCCCATGAGAAAGAACCTTGAAGTTTAGCACTGGCAGTAGTTTAGTACTAGCAATAGGGTGCACCAAGTAATAGCCAGTTAATCTATAAACCGAAAGAATACTCTGAGAAATGTCTCATTGAGTAGCAAATGCATTTAGGAaagtttttctccctcttcacaGACTCCTGACTCTGCATCTGCTTTCCCCAAGTGAAATATTTATAGATGTGCTACAGCTTGTGCTCATTGTGGCCAGTATTATAGAAATTCATTTGAGGCAAAGGCAAGATCATTTCTTGCCTGGTGTAAAATGCATCTTCACTCCACTGGTATCGGAATGCAAGCTACAATTCAACAGCTGAACACAAAGTGAAAAAGTCACATTGAATTAATTTGGCTTTCATGTAGACTTCGTGCACTTCTATCTCAATTTGGTATTAGCATTTAAGGGCATTTTTAAAGTGTTACTTTAGTGTACATGTATATAATGTGAATCTATATTAAAATTGCAAATAGTTGAAGTCATTTTAGACCCAGCAATTGGGAAACAAATGTCTTCAATCACAAAATTTATTCTCAGTGTATTTTCAACTTCTTGAATTTTCATAAATTCAAAAGCTTTACATATTTTAGCTATTTTAATTCTATTAGTTATTATAAATCTAAGCATACATGAATTTGCAAAACTGGAGGAAGAATTAGGCAGCTGTATAATACCCTgggttcttttcttttattattggCAAAATTAAAGGAATCTTTGAGGCTCACAAATGATTTTTGTGCAAAAGATTAGAAATGTGCTGGATATTTGCATCATCTGCACATAAGGAGTGAACTATATAGTCATAGATAATGTACTTTGTAAAAAGATTGAAAAGAGATTTGTGCATGAAACTTTCCAAATCCATTTTACAGCTGCTATTTTGCACAGCCCACATTCtatcaaaataaaacacaaactcGTGTTTCAAGGAGCCTGGAAATGCATCTCCTACACGCTACAGTATATTGTTTAGTTGACATAGACAACCCGTAGTAAAATCTGTAACTCAGTGGAGATATCTGCCAATTGAACAGACACAGATGATGCACATAAGATTCATACAGAAGTGCACTAACAATAAGCTTTTGCATATAAAACTATCCCTTAAGAAGAGATTGTGCTTGAAACTCTTTTATAGTtacagtatttttgtttgttatgtTTAAGAGGCACTGCATAAATATGAAGTTAGTCACCTAATGCACTTAATATTTCTCAATTGAGGACTATTGCAGCTTTACTCTATGTCTAGGTGCTGATTATACTTTGGTTTGCTTTACAGTAGTAACATTGCACTGGCAACACAGGTGATACTAAGAGGAAAGCTGGAGACACTGCCAACTGGAGGATCGAAACAAATAGTTCACTCTTTTACTTCTTTTCATGCTTCTTGGTTAATTCCCCTCTTTCTAACTGCAGACTCACACTGCTGTTTACTTTCTTCTCCTGTTGTTGGCTCTCctgagagacttgctgaactgcCTGCAGGATGGCAGTTTGCACAATCTGTTTGCTGGCATTCTGTAACGCAACTTCTTCTTGTTCATTTCCAGATTTCTCACCtacaaaaataaaagtttgaaaaaaaggAATTTAAGACACCTGCTATAACAGGAGGTGATCTAGAAAGGTGGATCTATCTACAACATTGTCAGAGTCAAC
Above is a window of Caretta caretta isolate rCarCar2 chromosome 2, rCarCar1.hap1, whole genome shotgun sequence DNA encoding:
- the AKAIN1 gene encoding A-kinase anchor protein inhibitor 1, whose protein sequence is MVFAPGEKSGNEQEEVALQNASKQIVQTAILQAVQQVSQESQQQEKKVNSSVSLQLERGELTKKHEKK